The following are encoded in a window of Castanea sativa cultivar Marrone di Chiusa Pesio chromosome 5, ASM4071231v1 genomic DNA:
- the LOC142634043 gene encoding stress-response A/B barrel domain-containing protein UP3-like has protein sequence MTSSQSQSQSIEHIVLFKVKDEAEPSKVKAWLDALNGLSSLDQVAQLTAAPLIQTTTTATSLNFTHILHSRYNSKQDLKAYTIHPRHDSTVKDHGLLIVEDVMAFDWVAPDLHLAVTPKPGSAIRVSFFKLKEEEEGKDVKKSDILGVLKEMKDGLLSGQQKQISELSYGENFSPERSRGYSLAYLAVFPGQRELEDSNEELGKLKHKVKDFVESEVVVDFLIPSSSSV, from the coding sequence ATGACATCATCTCAGTCCCAGTCCCAGTCCATCGAACACATCGTCCTGTTCAAGGTGAAAGACGAGGCCGAACCATCGAAGGTGAAGGCGTGGCTGGACGCTCTCAACGGCTTGTCCTCCCTGGACCAAGTGGCCCAGCTCACCGCCGCCCCATTAATCCAAACTACTACCACCGCCACTTCGCTCAACTTCACTCACATCCTCCACAGCCGCTACAACTCCAAGCAAGACCTCAAAGCCTACACCATCCACCCCCGCCACGACAGCACCGTCAAAGATCACGGCCTGCTCATAGTCGAAGACGTCATGGCCTTCGATTGGGTCGCCCCCGATCTTCATTTGGCGGTCACACCCAAACCCGGATCCGCAATTCGAGTCAGCTTTTTCAAactaaaggaagaagaagagggcaAAGATGTAAAAAAATCAGACATACTTGgagttttaaaagaaatgaagGATGGTTTGTTGTCGGGGCAGCAAAAACAAATAAGCGAGTTGAGTTATGGAGAGAACTTTTCTCCAGAGAGAAGCAGAGGGTACTCGTTAGCTTATCTGGCGGTTTTTCCTGGACAGAGGGAGTTGGAAGATTCGAATGAGGAATTGGGGAAGTTGAAACACAAGGTTAAGGATTTTGTGGAGAGTGAGGTCGTCGTCGATTTCCTCATCCCCTCCTCTTCctctgtttaa
- the LOC142633764 gene encoding protein LOL2, whose translation MGSKEMEEEEDEGPPPGWQSIPLPSSQPPAPAPAPAPAPAPPSPSEMAQMVCGTCRNLLKYPRGARHVHCSCCHTGNFVLEAHEVGLVKCGNCEVLLMYQHGASSVKCSSCCFVTEIGEHNRRPPWSVQQGQPPQPPNPVH comes from the exons aTGGGGAGCAAAGAaatggaggaagaagaagacgaaggaCCACCACCAGGTTGGCAGTCAATCCCTCTCCCTTCTTCACAGCCACCAGCACCAGCACCAGCACCAGCACCAGCACCAGCACCTCCATCTCCTTCTG AAATGGCTCAAATGGTTTGTGGTACTTGCCGTAACCTGCTTAAATATCCTCGAGGGGCAAGACATGTTCATTGCTCGTGCTGTCACACAGGCAATTTTGTATTAGAAG CTCATGAGGTTGGCCTAGTTAAATGTGGCAACTGCGAAGTATTGCTGATGTATCAACATGGAGCGTCATCAGTGAAGTGTTCCTCTTGCTGTTTTGTGACCGAAATTGGA GAGCACAATAGGCGACCTCCATGGTCTGTACAGCAAGGGCAACCACCACAGCCTCCCAACCCTGTTCACTAA
- the LOC142635149 gene encoding uncharacterized protein LOC142635149 → MNADLMKPYTREEVHAAIKQMAPSKAAGTDGMPPLFYQAFWQNVGPDISEAVLSCLNTSTLLKSIDHTFITLIPKVCNLENVSEFRPIGLCNVPYKIISKVIANRLKPLLNSIISEAQSAFTADRLITDNILIAFGSLHYMKTQCSGKEGFMALKLDMSKAYDRVEWKFWRKSSCKWVSKIHGSNAAQCSKIQQILEWYEVALGQQKKACSNQIKERIWNKMQGWKEKLLSQAGNEVMIKAVIQSIPTYSMSVFQLPIGLIKDIEAMICKFWHILPDNSCNLCEDHLEDVLHCLWLCDYAKCVWLSDQTFSFPCSRVFRSFGDLVSFILTKTSSNTAALFSMIAWSIWTRCNKLQVKQQVWDVGYTVKKAKELLQEFRDV, encoded by the exons ATGAATGCCGATTTAATGAAACCTTACACTAGGGAAGAGGTGCATGCTGCCATCAAACAAATGGCACCTTCAAAGGCAGCGGGTACTGATGGGATGCCCCCCCTTTTTTATCAGGCCTTTTGGCAAAATGTTGGACCTGATATTTCTGAAGCCGTCCTTTCTTGTCTTAATACTAGTACTCTCCTTAAATCCATCGATCACACTTTCATCACTTTGATTCCTAAAGTTTGCAATCTTGAAAATGTTTCAGAATTTAGACCTATCGGTTTATGCAATGTGCCctataaaattattagtaaaGTTATTGCTAACAGATTAAAGCCTTTGCTTAACTCTATAATTTCAGAAGCTCAAAGTGCTTTTACTGCAGATAGACTTATCACTGATAACATTCTAATAGCTTTTGGATCCTTGCATTATATGAAGACCCAATGCTCTGGGAAAGAGGGCTTCATGGCCTTGAAGcttgatatgagtaaggctTATGACAGGGTAGAGTGGAAGTTTTGGAGAAAATCGTCTTGCAAATGGGTTTCTAAGATTCATGG GTCAAATGCAGCACAATGTTCGAAAATTCAGCAAATTCTTGAATGGTATGAAGTTGCATTAGGTCAGCAG AAAAAAGCTTGTTCTAATCAGATAAAAGAGAGAATTTGGAACAAGATGCAAGGGTGGAAGGAGAAGCTGCTCTCACAAGCAGGGAATGAGGTGATGATTAAGGCAGTGATCCAATCCATTCCTACATATTCCATGAGCGTGTTTCAATTACCAATTGGTTTGATCAAAGACATTGAAGCAATGATTTGCAAGTTTTG GCACATCCTACCTGATAATAGCTGTAACCTGTGTGAGGATCATCTAGAAGATGTGCTTCATTGCCTTTGGCTGTGTGACTACGCCAAGTGTGTGTGGCTCTCGGATCAGACCTTCAGTTTTCCATGTTCAAGAGTTTTTAGGAGTTTTGGTGACTTGGTCTCTTTTATACTCACCAAAACTTCTTCCAACACTGCTGCTCTGTTCTCCATGATTGCTTGGAGTATCTGGACCCGCTGTAATAAATTGCAAGTGAAACAGCAGGTGTGGGATGTTGGATATACGGTCAAGAAAGCTAAGGAATTGCTGCAGGAGTTTAGGGATGTGTAG